One genomic region from Chelonia mydas isolate rCheMyd1 chromosome 25, rCheMyd1.pri.v2, whole genome shotgun sequence encodes:
- the GNA15 gene encoding guanine nucleotide-binding protein subunit alpha-15 isoform X1 — MAWCFCCCQKCPYFLSEEDKAAVVLDKEINKILRDQKKRDRMELKLLLLGTGESGKSTFIKQLRIIHGAGYSEEDRKDFAKLVYQNVFASMQAMIGAMETLQIPYARPENMENAKLVTGVDASKVAALNRPYANAIESLWRDAGIRTCYERRREYHLLDSALYFLSSLERIADDCYVPTAQDVLRSRMPTTGISEYCFSMQKMILRIVDVGGQKSERKKWIHCFENVIALIYLASLSEYDQCLEENSKENRMRESLALFRTILELPWFQSASVILFLNKTDLLEDKITHSDLAAYFPSFPGPKRDAEAAKKFILEMYVDTYKRCSAVHHDTGQRPSKLASKSRCLYRHYTCATDTQNIRKVFKDVRDVVLVGYLDDINLL; from the exons ATGGCTTGGTGTTTCTGCTGTTGTCAGAAGTGCCCTTATTTCCTGTCGGAAGAAGATAAAGCTGCTGTTGTGTTAGATAAAGAAATCAACAAAATACTGAGAGACCAGAAAAAGCGAGACAGGATGGAGCTGAAGCTACTTCTACTAG GCACTGGGGAAAGCGGGAAGAGCACGTTCATCAAACAGCTGCGGATAATCCACGGGGCGGGCTATTCAGAAGAGGATCGCAAAGACTTTGCCAAGCTGGTGTATCAGAACGTCTTTGCCTCCATGCAGGCCATGATCGGAGCCATGGAGACTCTGCAGATCCCTTACGCCCGGCCAGAGAACATG GAAAACGCCAAGCTGGTCACGGGGGTAGATGCTTCGAAGGTGGCGGCCTTGAACAGGCCGTACGCAAACGCCATTGAAAGCCTATGGAGGGACGCGGGGATCCGGACCTGCTACGAGAGACGGCGGGAGTATCACTTACTGGACTCAGCCCTGTA CTTTCTGTCCAGCCTGGAGCGTATCGCGGACGACTGTTACGTCCCCACAGCGCAGGACGTCCTGAGGAGCCGCATGCCGACGACCGGCATCAGTGAATACTGCTTCTCGATGCAGAAGATGATCTTAAG GATCGTGGATGTGGGTGGGCAGAAGTCGGAGCGCAAGAAGTGGATACACTGTTTCGAAAACGTTATTGCCCTGATTTACCTGGCTTCCCTCAGCGAGTACGACCAGTGCCTGGAGGAGAATAGCAAGGAG AATCGGATGAGGGAGAGCCTGGCCCTGTTCAGAACCATCCTGGAGCTGCCCTGGTTCCAGAGCGCCTCCGTGATCCTCTTCTTAAACAAAACTGACCTCCTGGAGGACAAGATCACCCACTCGGACCTGGCTGCTTACTTCCCCAGCTTCCCAG GACCCAAGAGGGATGCGGAGGCGGCGAAGAAGTTCATTCTGGAGATGTACGTGGACACGTACAAGCGATGCTCAGCTGTCCAccatgacacaggccagagaccctccAAGTTGGCCTCCAAATCCAGATGCCTCTACCGCCACTACACCTGCGCCACGGATACGCAGAACATCCGCAAGGTCTTCAAGGACGTCAGGGATGTGGTCTTGGTTGGCTATTTGGACGACATCAACCTGCTGTGA
- the GNA15 gene encoding guanine nucleotide-binding protein subunit alpha-15 isoform X2, whose product MTPSPRGSLRSLSCLRPTGTGESGKSTFIKQLRIIHGAGYSEEDRKDFAKLVYQNVFASMQAMIGAMETLQIPYARPENMENAKLVTGVDASKVAALNRPYANAIESLWRDAGIRTCYERRREYHLLDSALYFLSSLERIADDCYVPTAQDVLRSRMPTTGISEYCFSMQKMILRIVDVGGQKSERKKWIHCFENVIALIYLASLSEYDQCLEENSKENRMRESLALFRTILELPWFQSASVILFLNKTDLLEDKITHSDLAAYFPSFPGPKRDAEAAKKFILEMYVDTYKRCSAVHHDTGQRPSKLASKSRCLYRHYTCATDTQNIRKVFKDVRDVVLVGYLDDINLL is encoded by the exons ATGACCCCATCTCCCCGAGGAAGTCTaaggtctctctcctgtctgaGGCCAACAGGCACTGGGGAAAGCGGGAAGAGCACGTTCATCAAACAGCTGCGGATAATCCACGGGGCGGGCTATTCAGAAGAGGATCGCAAAGACTTTGCCAAGCTGGTGTATCAGAACGTCTTTGCCTCCATGCAGGCCATGATCGGAGCCATGGAGACTCTGCAGATCCCTTACGCCCGGCCAGAGAACATG GAAAACGCCAAGCTGGTCACGGGGGTAGATGCTTCGAAGGTGGCGGCCTTGAACAGGCCGTACGCAAACGCCATTGAAAGCCTATGGAGGGACGCGGGGATCCGGACCTGCTACGAGAGACGGCGGGAGTATCACTTACTGGACTCAGCCCTGTA CTTTCTGTCCAGCCTGGAGCGTATCGCGGACGACTGTTACGTCCCCACAGCGCAGGACGTCCTGAGGAGCCGCATGCCGACGACCGGCATCAGTGAATACTGCTTCTCGATGCAGAAGATGATCTTAAG GATCGTGGATGTGGGTGGGCAGAAGTCGGAGCGCAAGAAGTGGATACACTGTTTCGAAAACGTTATTGCCCTGATTTACCTGGCTTCCCTCAGCGAGTACGACCAGTGCCTGGAGGAGAATAGCAAGGAG AATCGGATGAGGGAGAGCCTGGCCCTGTTCAGAACCATCCTGGAGCTGCCCTGGTTCCAGAGCGCCTCCGTGATCCTCTTCTTAAACAAAACTGACCTCCTGGAGGACAAGATCACCCACTCGGACCTGGCTGCTTACTTCCCCAGCTTCCCAG GACCCAAGAGGGATGCGGAGGCGGCGAAGAAGTTCATTCTGGAGATGTACGTGGACACGTACAAGCGATGCTCAGCTGTCCAccatgacacaggccagagaccctccAAGTTGGCCTCCAAATCCAGATGCCTCTACCGCCACTACACCTGCGCCACGGATACGCAGAACATCCGCAAGGTCTTCAAGGACGTCAGGGATGTGGTCTTGGTTGGCTATTTGGACGACATCAACCTGCTGTGA
- the LOC102935119 gene encoding duodenase-1 isoform X2: MERPPCLLLLLSLSYPLAHAGALRNQIVGGHEAKPHSRPYMAALKVSGDFGCGGFLVAPDWVMTAAHCMGDITVILGAHDIHKPEASQQVLGVETYYNHPEYNDILIANDILLLKLTAKAKLNKYVQVIPLPKTSSDVPTDTKCSIAGWGYIDKERVTNRLFETNVTIYSRRKCLSIYPNLNDGMLCAGSFHHLKDSSQLDTPRKWFISPSPFSPVLLFGTGAS; this comes from the exons ATGGAGCGGCCCCCATGtctcctgctcctgctttccctgTCCTACCCCTTGGCCCATGCTG GTGCTTTGCGGAATCAGATTGTTGGGGGGCATGAagccaagccccactccagacccTACATGGCAGCCCTGAAGGTTTCGGGTGATTTTGGCTGCGGGGGATTTCTGGTGGCCCCGGATTGGGTGATGACCGCCGCTCACTGCATGGG GGATATCACCGTGATCCTGGGAGCTCACGATATCCATAAGCCAGAGGCGTCTCAGCAGGTGCTGGGGGTTGAGACTTACTACAACCACCCTGAATACAATGACATCTTGATAGCTAATGACATCCTGCTGCTAAAG cTGACAGCGAAGGCCAAGCTGAATAAATATGTCCAGGTCATCCCTCTGCCCAAGACCAGCAGCGACGTCCCCACCGACACCAAGTGCAGCATAGCGGGATGGGGCTACATTGACAAAGAGAGGGTCACCAACAGGCTCTTTGAGACCAACGTCACCATCTACAGCCGCAGGAAATGCCTCAGCATCTACCCCAACCTCAACGATGGCATGCTATGTGCCGGCAGCTTCCACCACCTCAAGGACTCCAGCCAG CTCGACACCCCAAGGAAATGGTTCATTTCGCCAAGCCCCTTTTCCCCCGTGCTGCTGTTTGGAACTGGCGCGAGCTGA
- the LOC102935119 gene encoding mast cell protease 1A isoform X1: MERPPCLLLLLSLSYPLAHAGALRNQIVGGHEAKPHSRPYMAALKVSGDFGCGGFLVAPDWVMTAAHCMGDITVILGAHDIHKPEASQQVLGVETYYNHPEYNDILIANDILLLKLTAKAKLNKYVQVIPLPKTSSDVPTDTKCSIAGWGYIDKERVTNRLFETNVTIYSRRKCLSIYPNLNDGMLCAGSFHHLKDSSQGDSGGPLICNGVAQGIVSFGYSFPPAVYTRIANYLPWIRKIIG, translated from the exons ATGGAGCGGCCCCCATGtctcctgctcctgctttccctgTCCTACCCCTTGGCCCATGCTG GTGCTTTGCGGAATCAGATTGTTGGGGGGCATGAagccaagccccactccagacccTACATGGCAGCCCTGAAGGTTTCGGGTGATTTTGGCTGCGGGGGATTTCTGGTGGCCCCGGATTGGGTGATGACCGCCGCTCACTGCATGGG GGATATCACCGTGATCCTGGGAGCTCACGATATCCATAAGCCAGAGGCGTCTCAGCAGGTGCTGGGGGTTGAGACTTACTACAACCACCCTGAATACAATGACATCTTGATAGCTAATGACATCCTGCTGCTAAAG cTGACAGCGAAGGCCAAGCTGAATAAATATGTCCAGGTCATCCCTCTGCCCAAGACCAGCAGCGACGTCCCCACCGACACCAAGTGCAGCATAGCGGGATGGGGCTACATTGACAAAGAGAGGGTCACCAACAGGCTCTTTGAGACCAACGTCACCATCTACAGCCGCAGGAAATGCCTCAGCATCTACCCCAACCTCAACGATGGCATGCTATGTGCCGGCAGCTTCCACCACCTCAAGGACTCCAGCCAG GGGGATTCCGGGGGGCCTCTGATCTGCAACGGGGTGGCACAGGGAATTGTTTCCTTTGGCTACAGCTTCCCTCCTGCCGTCTACACCCGCATTGCCAACTACCTTCCGTGGATCAGGAAGATCATAGGCTAG